A window of the Henckelia pumila isolate YLH828 chromosome 3, ASM3356847v2, whole genome shotgun sequence genome harbors these coding sequences:
- the LOC140888972 gene encoding uncharacterized protein isoform X2 → MKREEKQQKFHEALLKMLYPPPPSPPPQAAEDEDEKLKNPTDSSYYLPDAGEADDNNRNSSSSSSDDNSSENSGSEKLTRSQRKRLRKRKFKEATSRRREIIGPLLPNSTDGGNDGGADSVGKKLQSVRQNTASGSNTMTNNTSAPAFCTKKNKIKQRRKAKKMYC, encoded by the exons ATGAAGCGAGAGGAAAAGCAACAGAAGTTCCATGAAGCCCTTCTCAAAATGCTTTATCCTCCTCCACCATCCCCACCTCCTCAA GCAGCGGAGGATGAAGACGAGAAACTGAAGAATCCAACCGATTCGTCGTATTACCTTCCAG ACGCAGGAGAGGCAGATGATAATAATAGGAACTCATCTTCATCGAGCAGTGATGACAACAGTAGTGAAAATAGTGGCTCTGAAAAGCTGACGAGGTCCCAGAGGAAAAGGCTTCGTAAGAGGAAATTCAAGGAAGCAACTTCACGACGAAGGGAGATCATTGGGCCACTTTTACCCAACTCAACGGATGGCGGGAACGACGGTGGCGCTGATAGTGTGGGGAAAAAGCTGCAAAGTGTTCGACAAAATACCGCTTCAGGATCAAATACGATGACCAACAATACAA GTGCGCCAGCTTTTTGCACGAAGAAGAACAAGATCAAGCAGAGGAGGAAGGCTAAGAAAATGTATTGTTAA
- the LOC140891552 gene encoding mitogen-activated protein kinase kinase kinase 20-like yields MDIEWVRGERLGHGSFATVNLAVARRQSSSQLPPMMAVKSCGISHSSSLMNEELILEDLKDCPEIIGCFGGSFSCENGERLYNLLLEYAPGGTLSDKVKNSGDRRLPESQVRGYTKALLRGLRYIHKFGYVHCDLKLQNILLCSNGGVKIADFGLSKKAGKGSSPGSEFRGTPMYMSPETVTGGEQGSPADVWALGCVVAEMVTGNPVWRCSSLATVLMRIGAGEEVPEIPGRLSEEGKDFLRKCFVKDPSKRWTAEMLLNHPFVQDDQYYSDDVAAPLSKITVSPSPRCPFDFPDWESPATCSITSLPTPEYSPKPAFYFSDLASMQPQATPSERLRELMIHQSPDWSVSDDWITIR; encoded by the coding sequence ATGGATATTGAGTGGGTTCGCGGTGAGAGATTGGGGCATGGAAGCTTCGCCACGGTGAATTTGGCGGTGGCCAGGAGGCAGAGTTCTTCGCAGTTGCCTCCGATGATGGCTGTGAAATCATGTGGGATTTCGCATTCTTCTTCGTTGATGAACGAGGAGTTGATTTTGGAGGATCTTAAAGATTGCCCGGAAATTATCGGTTGTTTCGGAGGGAGTTTTTCGTGTGAAAACGGCGAGAGATTGTATAATCTGTTGTTGGAGTACGCTCCCGGCGGCACGCTGTCTGATAAAGTGAAGAACTCCGGTGATCGGAGGCTGCCGGAATCCCAAGTCAGGGGATACACCAAAGCTTTGCTGAGAGGTCTTCGGTATATCCACAAGTTCGGTTATGTTCACTGTGATTTGAAGCTTCAGAACATTCTGTTATGCTCCAACGGCGGCGTAAAGATTGCGGATTTCGGTCTATCGAAGAAGGCCGGGAAAGGGAGTTCTCCGGGGAGCGAATTCCGTGGCACGCCGATGTACATGTCGCCGGAGACTGTCACGGGCGGAGAACAGGGCTCCCCGGCGGATGTGTGGGCACTGGGGTGTGTAGTAGCGGAGATGGTGACCGGAAATCCCGTGTGGCGGTGTTCCAGCCTGGCGACGGTGCTGATGAGAATCGGCGCCGGCGAAGAGGTGCCAGAGATTCCCGGAAGGTTATCGGAAGAGGGAAAAGATTTTCTTAGAAAATGCTTCGTGAAGGATCCAAGCAAAAGATGGACGGCTGAGATGCTCCTAAATCACCCCTTCGTCCAAGACGATCAATATTATTCGGACGACGTAGCTGCTCCGTTGAGCAAAATCACAGTCTCACCCTCTCCAAGATGCCCATTCGATTTCCCCGATTGGGAATCGCCCGCGACGTGTTCAATTACATCTTTACCCACACCGGAATATTCTCCGAAACCGGCCTTTTACTTCTCCGATTTGGCAAGTATGCAGCCACAAGCTACCCCTTCGGAGCGGCTGCGGGAGCTTATGATCCATCAAAGTCCCGACTGGTCTGTCTCAGATGATTGGATCACCATCCGGTGA
- the LOC140888972 gene encoding uncharacterized protein isoform X3, protein MKREEKQQKFHEALLKMLYPPPPSPPPQAAEDEDEKLKNPTDSSYYLPGEADDNNRNSSSSSSDDNSSENSGSEKLTRSQRKRLRKRKFKEATSRRREIIGPLLPNSTDGGNDGGADSVGKKLQSVRQNTASGSNTMTNNTSEFLSCFFFNPTFDLGSVCNIYKS, encoded by the exons ATGAAGCGAGAGGAAAAGCAACAGAAGTTCCATGAAGCCCTTCTCAAAATGCTTTATCCTCCTCCACCATCCCCACCTCCTCAA GCAGCGGAGGATGAAGACGAGAAACTGAAGAATCCAACCGATTCGTCGTATTACCTTCCAG GAGAGGCAGATGATAATAATAGGAACTCATCTTCATCGAGCAGTGATGACAACAGTAGTGAAAATAGTGGCTCTGAAAAGCTGACGAGGTCCCAGAGGAAAAGGCTTCGTAAGAGGAAATTCAAGGAAGCAACTTCACGACGAAGGGAGATCATTGGGCCACTTTTACCCAACTCAACGGATGGCGGGAACGACGGTGGCGCTGATAGTGTGGGGAAAAAGCTGCAAAGTGTTCGACAAAATACCGCTTCAGGATCAAATACGATGACCAACAATACAAGTGAATTtctttcatgttttttttttaatccgaCGTttgatttaggtagtgtttgtaaCATTTACAAATCTTAA
- the LOC140891242 gene encoding heat shock factor protein HSF24-like produces MAQRCVPAPFITKTYNLVDDPSSNDVVSWNEDGTTFVVWNTAEFSKLLLPNYFKHNNFSSFVRQLNTYGFRKIAQNKWEFANENFKQGQQELLTEIHRRKMAPPQPQPAGMKPGNVASPACSADELGSSSTGSLDTQASARITDLSDENEKLRNDNQKLNLELVQTKRQCNDLISFLTQSMQVEPDQIDHILNLCDREPQMVAEASGGGSGYSNGENEDECVKLFGVLVKKKRGSVENSGSK; encoded by the exons ATGGCACAGAGGTGTGTTCCGGCGCCGTTTATAACGAAAACATACAATCTGGTGGATGATCCGAGTAGTAACGATGTGGTATCATGGAACGAGGATGGAACAACATTTGTGGTGTGGAATACTGCGGAATTCTCAAAGCTTTTGTTGCCTAATTACTTCAAGCACAACAATTTCTCCAGCTTTGTCCGTCAGCTCAATACTTAT ggttttcgaaagaTTGCCCAAAACAAATGGGAATTCGCCAACGAAAACTTCAAACAAGGCCAACAAGAGCTCCTCACGGAAATCCACCGTCGGAAAATGGCGCCGCCGCAACCTCAGCCAGCTGGCATGAAGCCCGGTAACGTAGCTTCACCTGCATGCTCCGCTGATGAATTGGGTTCGAGCTCCACAGGTTCCCTAGATACTCAGGCATCAGCTCGTATCACCGATTTATCTGACGAGAACGAAAAGCTGAGGAACGATAATCAGAAGCTGAACTTGGAGTTAGTACAAACCAAGAGACAGTGCAATgatttgatttcttttttgaCTCAGAGCATGCAGGTGGAACCCGATCAGATCGACCATATTTTGAATCTCTGCGACCGCGAGCCGCAGATGGTGGCGGAGGCTAGCGGCGGCGGAAGTGGATATTCTAACGGCGAAAATGAAGATGAGTGTGTGAAGTTGTTCGGGGTCTTGGTGAAAAAGAAGAGGGGTTCGGTTGAGAACAGCGGCAGCAAATAG
- the LOC140887948 gene encoding single myb histone 1-like, protein MGAPKQRWTSEEEAALKAGIKKYGVGKWSTILKDQDFSAALRSRSNVDLKDKWRNLNCMANGMGSRHKVKILHKSIHATNKHSGDAAAHEMIIEKDSEEVDVTPVEESIETSYDAGSERQDSRLDDLILEAVTKLKEPRGSGQHAIARYIELHHAPPPDFERTLTTNLKLLTEKGHLIKVKNLYRITPKSTSSELGKDTPSTLPNGTKNTLSEADKRGAHFLTKAQIDAELEKMKSMTAEEAAVAAARAVAEAEAAIAEAELAAREAEEAEAEAEAARCFADAAVKTLSYKTIQV, encoded by the exons ATGGGTGCTCCAAAACAGAGGTGGACATCAGAAGAAGAAGCTGCTCTTAAAGCTGGCATTAAAAAATATGGAGTAGGAAAATGGAGTACAATACTTAAAGATCAAGATTTCAGTGCAGCCCTAAGGTCACGTTCGAATGTGGACCTTAAG GATAAATGGAGAAACTTAAATTGCATGGCAAATGGTATGGGTTCACGACATAAGGTTAAGATTTTGCATAAAAGTATTCACGCTACTAACAAGCACAGTGGAGATGCTGCGGCTCATGAAATGATCATTGAGAAGGACTCAGAAGAAGTTGATGTAACCCCAGTTGAAGAATCTATTGAAACTTCCTATGATGCTGGTTCGGAAAGACAGGATTCCAG GCTGGATGATCTTATATTGGAGGCTGTAACAAAGTTAAAGGAACCTCGAGGATCTGGTCAGCATGCTATCGCTCGATACATAGAG TTGCACCATGCTCCACCTCCGGACTTCGAAAGGACTTTGACCACAAATTTGAAGCTTTTGACCGAAAAAGGACATTTAATTAAG GTGAAGAATCTGTATAGGATTACACCAAAATCAACATCTTCTGAATTGGGGAAAGACACACCTTCGACGCTACCTAATGGAACAAAGAACACTCTTTCAGAAGCAGACAAACGTGGCGCGCATTTTCTGACCAAAGCCCAGATTGATGCTGAGTTAGAGAAGATGAAGAGCATGACTGCTGAAGAAGCTGCTGTGGCTGCTGCACGAGCAGTTGCAGAGGCTGAAGCTGCAATTGCCGAAGCTGAGTTGGCAGCAAGGGAAGCTGAGGAGGCCGAGGCTGAAGCAGAGGCAGCACGTTGTTTTGCTGATGCAGCAGTGAAGACTCTGAGCTATAAAACGATTCAAGTCTG A
- the LOC140888971 gene encoding ACT domain-containing protein ACR1 encodes MDITYKPYIDPEFESLIERINPPRVCIDNDTFPDCTLVKVDSANKQGMLLEMVQVLTDLDLIISKSYISSDGGWLMDVFHVTDQLGNKVTEQSLLCYIQEGICTSRQASKGVKRKNGLEEAHQEASTGRMVLEMTGIDRPGLMSEMSAVLAELGCHISNAVAWTHNGRVACIIYVEDGSDHGPKIEPCRVAHIQAQLENVVEAHHYKDEPRSLRLSPPAASQTHRERRLHQIMAAEGDYEESCSCCGCTGDDIYGYEKWREGQSKRCNRTHVQVESCKKMGYSLVSVRSRDRPKLLFDTLCALMDLQYVVSHAAISSEGSVAIQEYYLRHKNGGTLDSEGEKRKVIRCLTAATERRASHGLRLEICTKNRTGLLSDVTRIFRENGLSITRAEIGTRGEKAIGTFYVKDVSDDHVSPRTVEIVRQEIGGTIIVGNKSPSGASPEASFSRTRGSSGSGIEEGPRLSFGSLLWAQLERLSNNFRPIKS; translated from the exons ATGGATATCACTTATAAGCCATACATTGACCCGGAATTCGAATCGCTCATTGAAAGAATTAACCCCCCAAG GGTTTGTATTGACAACGACACTTTTCCGGATTGCACGCTTGTAAAG GTTGATAGTGCTAACAAGCAGGGGATGTTGTTGGAGATGGTCCAAGTTCTAACAGATCTCGACCTCATCATTTCGAAATCATACATTTCCTCTGATGGTGGTTGGTTAATGGATG TGTTCCATGTGACTGATCAACTAGGGAACAAAGTTACAGAACAGAGCCTCCTATGTTACATCCAAGAG GGCATATGCACAAGTAGGCAGGCTTCCAAGGGAGTTAAACGAAAGAATGGGCTAGAAGAAGCACACCAAGAAGCATCGACAGGAAGAATGGTACTTGAGATGACAGGAATAGATAGGCCCGGTTTAATGTCTGAGATGTCAGCCGTATTAGCTGAGCTGGGATGCCACATCTCTAACGCTGTGGCATGGACCCACAACGGACGAGTGGCGTGCATCATATATGTGGAAGATGGCTCCGACCATGGGCCAAAAATAGAACCTTGTCGAGTGGCTCACATCCAGGCTCAACTTGAAAATGTGGTGGAAGCACACCATTACAAGGACGAGCCTCGAAGCCTGAGGTTGTCTCCCCCTGCAGCCAGCCAGACACACAGGGAGAGGCGCCTGCACCAAATAATGGCCGCTGAGGGTGATTACGAGGAATCATGTTCTTGTTGTGGTTGCACTGGTGATGACATCTATGGCTACGAAAAATGGCGAGAAGGGCAGAGCAAGAGATGCAACCGTACACATGTTCAGGTTGAAAGCTGTAAAAAGATGGGATATTCTTTGGTCTCAGTGAGGAGTAGAGATAGGCCAAAGTTATTGTTCGACACGTTGTGTGCTTTGATGGACCTGCAGTATGTTGTTTCTCATGCTGCAATTAGCTCTGAAGGATCGGTTGCTATCCAG GAGTATTACCTACGGCACAAGAATGGAGGCACTCTAGATTCTGAAGGCGAGAAGCGTAAGGTCATCCGGTGTTTGACCGCTGCAACGGAGAGAAGAGCATCTCAT GGATTGAGGCTAGAAATCTGTACCAAAAACAGGACAGGCCTGTTATCAGATGTCACTCGAATTTTCAGAGAGAACGGTTTATCCATAACAAGGGCTGAGATTGGAACTCGTGGTGAAAAAGCAATCGGAACGTTTTATGTGAAAGATGTATCTGATGACCACGTGAGTCCTCGGACAGTCGAGATTGTGAGACAAGAAATAGGTGGTACGATCATTGTGGGGAACAAGTCTCCATCCGGTGCATCTCCGGAGGCAAGTTTTTCGAGAACGAGAGGAAGTAGTGGCAGCGGAATCGAAGAGGGTCCGAGGCTTTCGTTCGGGAGCTTACTGTGGGCGCAGCTGGAGCGCCTTTCCAATAATTTCAGACCCATAAAGTCTTAG
- the LOC140892106 gene encoding NADH dehydrogenase [ubiquinone] iron-sulfur protein 4, mitochondrial, with amino-acid sequence MASSLQRLRHSLSANSYLVAISPFSRAFSTDDSLVEIKPGEIGIVSGIPEEHLRRRVLIFSPARTATQQGSGKLGRWKINFLSTQKWENPLMGWTSTGDPYSHVGDSALSFESQEAAISFAERHGWQYTVKKHQTPLLKVKTYADNFKWKGPPKSDAN; translated from the exons ATGGCAAGCTCACTGCAACGGCTGCGGCATTCCCTTTCCGCGAATTCATATCTGGTGGCGATTTCTCCATTCTCGAGGGCTTTCTCCACGGATGATTCGCTGGTTGAAATCAAACCTGGAGAGATCGGTATCGTCTCTGGTATTCCTGAAGAGCACCTTCGCCGAAGG GTTCTGATTTTCTCACCTGCTCGAACTGCTACACAACAAGGCTCTGGAAAGCTTGGGAGGTGGAAGATTAATTTTTTGTCCACACAGAA ATGGGAAAATCCATTGATGGGTTGGACATCCACAGGGGACCCATACTCACATGTTGGTGATTCTGCATTAAGTTTTGAGAGTCAAGAAGCTGCAATATCCTTTGCCGAGAGGCATGGTTGGCAATACACG GTTAAGAAGCACCAGACACCATTATTGAAG GTGAAAACTTATGCTGACAATTTCAAATGGAAGGGCCCTCCGAAGTCAGATGCCAACTAA
- the LOC140888972 gene encoding uncharacterized protein isoform X1 has product MKREEKQQKFHEALLKMLYPPPPSPPPQAAEDEDEKLKNPTDSSYYLPDAGEADDNNRNSSSSSSDDNSSENSGSEKLTRSQRKRLRKRKFKEATSRRREIIGPLLPNSTDGGNDGGADSVGKKLQSVRQNTASGSNTMTNNTSEFLSCFFFNPTFDLGSVCNIYKS; this is encoded by the exons ATGAAGCGAGAGGAAAAGCAACAGAAGTTCCATGAAGCCCTTCTCAAAATGCTTTATCCTCCTCCACCATCCCCACCTCCTCAA GCAGCGGAGGATGAAGACGAGAAACTGAAGAATCCAACCGATTCGTCGTATTACCTTCCAG ACGCAGGAGAGGCAGATGATAATAATAGGAACTCATCTTCATCGAGCAGTGATGACAACAGTAGTGAAAATAGTGGCTCTGAAAAGCTGACGAGGTCCCAGAGGAAAAGGCTTCGTAAGAGGAAATTCAAGGAAGCAACTTCACGACGAAGGGAGATCATTGGGCCACTTTTACCCAACTCAACGGATGGCGGGAACGACGGTGGCGCTGATAGTGTGGGGAAAAAGCTGCAAAGTGTTCGACAAAATACCGCTTCAGGATCAAATACGATGACCAACAATACAAGTGAATTtctttcatgttttttttttaatccgaCGTttgatttaggtagtgtttgtaaCATTTACAAATCTTAA
- the LOC140891676 gene encoding uncharacterized protein, whose translation MKNPQAFRNSGAYTSPGTPDYGDSNVGGTPKSWHSERVPLPTNGNRSHISAAALMPFNSGRALPSKWDDAERWITSPISGNAAYKTSLLQSQRRQKSKSGPQDLGYFSNYSPIVPVLEGGNVRNYTANSPLTTGVLVPDGFHVHYDGGIFENSNSLYVENSMTWSSSVPGLSDLLSETSVPSSQDYKFDSTKGEEALVSRTVSRRDMATQMSPEGSSHSSSKGRLSFSALTSGISTFLVPDRSTPAAKDEIRDVQVDKGTTTSRHSKKQGMRKMKDSTNVDDLPLPWSFAEASRNASRLQREEAKITAWENLQKAKAEAAIHKLEMKLEKKRSKSMDKILNKLRAAQMKAQAMRNLPAENHETRTHPSQKWICFFKYFVTCSFCHH comes from the exons ATGAAGAATCCACAGGCATTTAGGAACTCAGGTGCCTATACGAGCCCTGGAACGCCGGATTATGGTGATAGTAATGTGGGAGGAACACCTAAAAGCTGGCATTCAGAGCGAGTCCCATTGCCAACAAATGGTAACCGGAGTCATATCAGTGCTGCTGCTTTGATGCCCTTTAATAGTGGGCGTGCTTTGCCTTCTAAATGGGATGACGCTGAGAGATGGATCACGAGCCCAATTTCTGGTAATGCTGCTTACAAGACCTCATTATTGCAGTCTCAAAGGCGACAAAAATCGAAGAGTGGACCTCAGGATCTTGGGTACTTCTCCAACTATTCTCCCATTGTGCCTGTGCTTGAAGGTGGGAATGTGAGGAATTATACAGCAAATTCTCCGCTTACAACTGGAGTGTTGGTCCCAGATGGGTTCCATGTTCATTATGACGGTGGGATTTTCGAAAACTCAAATTCTTTGTACGTTGAAAATAGTATGACTTGGAGTAGTAGCGTGCCTGGCTTGTCTGATTTGCTTAGTGAAACTTCAGTACCGAGCTCTCAAG ATTATAAATTTGACAGCACCAAGGGCGAAGAAGCATTGGTTTCGCGGACTGTTTCACGAAGGGATATGGCAACTCAAATGAGCCCAGAGGGAAGTTCTCATTCATCTTCCAAGGGGCGGTTGTCGTTCTCTGCTTTAACTTCTGGCATCTCCACTTTTTTGGTTCCGGATAGAAGTACTCCTGCAGCTAAAGATGAAATCAGGGATGTTCAGGTGGACAAAGGCACGACCACATCAAGGCACTCAAAAAAACAAGGAATGAGAAAAATGAAGGACTCGACTAATGTTGACGATTTGCCTTTGCCTTGGAGTTTCGCGGAGGCGTCAAGAAACGCATCGAG ATTGCAAAGAGAGGAAGCCAAGATAACAGCTTGGGAGAACTTGCAGAAGGCAAAAGCGGAGGCAGCTATTCACAAACTCGAG ATGAAACTTGAAAAGAAGAGATCAAAATCGATGGACAAAATCTTGAACAAACTCAGAGCTGCACAGATGAAAGCTCAAGCTATGAGAAATTTGCCCGCAGAAAATCACGAAACGCGAACTCATCCGTCCCAGAAATGGATTTGcttctttaaatattttgtgacATGCTCTTTTTGCCATCACTAG
- the LOC140892262 gene encoding red chlorophyll catabolite reductase, chloroplastic, whose product MATISGLVNSCYQFLPPSSTSISQSYPARFRISCSMNSGREKFMEFPYVSGPHRDLMLQLVSSVETRLGSSLQPCTLPPQVQHFSNPTATAQASLHIRSGISSSQIDFMLGAWIHCQLPSGGALNITSLSAYLRPSTDAPHFLMELIQSSPTSLVLILDLTPRKDLISYPDYLKTYYEDPQLDKHRQRLQVLPEVSPYFSPSLYIRAVVSPTAIMVSIDAGTSESASIEGIIQDHISPIAKELLEFWLDSCACLETSVGDLEKVYLAERDGIIKNKTIEIDLGSSFPRLFGQEVANRVLDVLKGYYNA is encoded by the exons ATGGCTACAATCAGCGGCTTGGTGAACTCTTGTTACCAATTCCTTCCACCATCTTCAACTTCAATTTCTCAATCATACCCCGCAAGATTCCGAATTTCCTGCTCCATGAATTCCGGCAGAGAAAAGTTCATGGAGTTCCCTTACGTTTCTGGGCCGCACAGAGACCTAATGCTGCAGCTGGTGTCGTCTGTGGAGACCCGCCTCGGATCCTCCCTCCAACCTTGTACTCTCCCACCCCAAGTTCAGCATTTTAGTAATCCCACTGCTACTGCCCAGGCTTCTCTCCACATCAGATCCGGCATCTCTTCGTCCCAG ATCGACTTCATGTTGGGGGCTTGGATTCACTGCCAGTTACCGTCTGGTGGAGCCTTGAACATAACCAGCCTCTCGGCCTATCTAAGACCTTCAACCGATGCACCTCATTTCTTGATGGAGCTTATCCAAAGCAGTCCCACGTCCCTCGTGCTCATTCTCGATCTCACTCCAAGAAAGGACCTGATCTCGTATCCAGACTACCTCAAGACATACTACGAAGATCCTCAGTTGGATAAACACAGACAGCGTCTCCAAGTGCTTCCTGAGGTAAGCCCTTACTTCTCCCCGTCTCTGTATATTCGAGCCGTGGTTTCCCCGACTGCTATTATGGTTTCCATTGACGCGGGAACGAGTGAATCAGCTAGCATTGAAGGGATAATCCAGGATCATATCAGTCCAATTGCGAAGGAGTTGTTGGAGTTTTGGTTGGATTCATGTGCTTGTTTGGAGACAAGTGTGGGAGATTTGGAGAAGGTGTATTTAGCAGAAAGGGATGGTATAATCAAGAATAAAACTATTGAGATTGATTTGGGATCGAGTTTTCCTAGGTTGTTTGGGCAAGAAGTGGCAAACCGAGTGTTGGATGTTTTAAAGGGATACTACAACGCTTAG